In Pararge aegeria chromosome 27, ilParAegt1.1, whole genome shotgun sequence, one genomic interval encodes:
- the LOC120635567 gene encoding piggyBac transposable element-derived protein 4-like, with protein sequence MSDFSDSDSDYQPPPLWDGSNSTSSDSCLSQDDVSLLHESTPVPPEPPRPDWHQPNGSRQKRFPLDIQPGINISNNCNRELDIFRLFLNQDIMDLMVQMTNCYANKVKILKVVTRNMRLAKWTDCTEEEILKFLGLLIFMGLNKLPKISDYWSNKKLYKNEIARQAMSRNRFELLLRCWHFEDSFFHASNTDRLIKIRRLVQLLTATFRNAKTPGEYITVDETMVAFRGRIKFMQYIPGKRHKYGIKLFKVCDDDGYTYDLIVYEGKNSSGQTNTPTNLVMKLCQPYLGVGRSVVTDNYYTSVDLAQQLLQNDTHLIGTLRRNRKGLPKKVVQEKLNKGEMIALENNDGILILKWKDKRDVLALSTKHSVGFVTVTSKRNRNKKVMKPTLIADYNKHKCSIDLSDQMASYAKPARRSIRWFQKLAIELLFSTAVTNAFIIYKTHKQLSSKKYTITDFRENLCLQMLGITSSSNSVGSLPRRQIQHKFSKSTLTDHRGRLIRRRCIHCYKKNRDAGLSAKEARDQTKKVNTVCLECPTKPSVCGQCYAEIHIQINP encoded by the coding sequence ATGTCGGATTTTAGTGACTCTGATTCGGACTATCAACCGCCGCCATTATGGGATGGATCTAATTCGACTAGCAGCGACTCGTGTTTATCTCAAGACGATGTTTCACTTCTGCACGAAAGCACACCAGTGCCCCCGGAGCCACCGCGACCTGACTGGCATCAACCTAACGGATCGCGACAAAAGAGGTTTCCATTGGATATACAACCAGGtattaatatttctaacaaTTGTAACAGGGAACTTGATATttttcgattatttttaaaccaagatATTATGGATCTTATGGTGCAAATGACCAATTGTTATGCTAATAaggtaaaaatacttaaagttgTCACACGCAACATGAGACTTGCCAAATGGACAGACTGTACTgaagaagaaattttaaaattcttgggCCTGCTGATTTTTATGGGACtcaataaattacctaaaattAGCGACTACTGGAGCaataaaaaactgtataaaAACGAAATAGCTCGCCAAGCTatgagtagaaaccgattcgagCTGTTATTGAGATGTTGGCATTTTGAAGACAGTTTTTTCCATGCATCAAATACAGACCGTCTTATAAAGATAAGACGTTTGGTGCAGTTACTCACAGCCACATTTCGAAATGCCAAAACACCTGGAGAATATATCACTGTGGACGAGACCATGGTAGCTTTCAGAGGGCGTATAAAATTTATGCAGTACATTCCTGGCAAAAGACACAAGTATGGGATCAAACTTTTTAAAGTCTGTGATGATGACGGTTATACGTACGACCTTATCGTTTACGAAGGTAAAAACTCAAGCGGGCAAACCAATACACCTACGAATTTAGTAATGAAACTATGTCAACCTTACCTAGGGGTAGGCAGGAGTGTGGTGACGGATAATTATTATACCAGCGTCGACTTAGCGCAACAATTATTGCAAAACGATACGCATCTGATTGGTACATTACGCAGAAACAGGAAAGGATTGCCGAAAAAAGTTGTTCAAGAAAAATTGAACAAAGGTGAAATGATCGCTTTAGAAAACAATGACGGTATTCTTATACTCAAATGGAAGGACAAGCGTGATGTTTTAGCTTTGTCGACAAAACACTCTGTTGGTTTTGTTACTGTTACGAGCAAAAGGAACCGTAACAAGAAAGTTATGAAACCTACCCTGATTGCTGATTATAACAAACACAAATGCTCCATAGATTTATCAGATCAAATGGCAAGCTATGCCAAGCCTGCCAGAAGAAGTATCCGTTGGTTCCAGAAGCTAGCCATAGAACTGTTATTTTCGACTGCTGTCACAAacgcttttataatttacaaaactcATAAGCAGCTTAGTAGCAAGAAGTACACCATAACGGATTTCAGAGAGAATCTCTGCTTGCAGATGTTGGGAATCACTTCCAGTTCGAACTCAGTGGGTAGTTTGCCAAGGCGGCAAATACAACATAAATTCAGTAAATCAACACTTACTGATCATAGAGGAAGACTTATTCGGCGACGATGCAtccattgttataaaaaaaacagagatGCTGGACTATCAGCTAAAGAAGCCAGAGATCaaacaaaaaaggtaaatacaGTGTGCCTGGAATGCCCAACTAAACCTAGTGTTTGTGGACAATGTTACGCAGAAATCCACATCCAAATTAAtccttag